The proteins below come from a single Arthrobacter sp. zg-Y1171 genomic window:
- a CDS encoding HNH endonuclease signature motif containing protein, with product MAGEADAPRAACTLAVYRAELDAEPDADGAAQVGSPDAEYPDGFTGTLALQNLEAFDEQTVGEALSRMAHLMSWVQSLHARLINRMEEIFREDFHTASGRLEPGMAFSLAATECAAILNIPQLTAQRMMFEADRLCSTHTATLTALEEGQLSYQHVQVVLDQCLNVPLDQLPEFEADLLAAASGQTRTQFSCKARRLRERKFPETISERHLTAFEQRKVTLDREEDGMSCLSAHLRAAEAQQIYTALSTAARGEQSAGDSRTADQLRADILAQLLMGSSRGLFTAAGTRGGASNNSSVRQTGDDTDGSTECGDGLGFEGAVKGKPGSENEPDEGVIPKTEIMVLINAETLFSADDQPAELHGYGPISAEAARRLARNAVGWTGLAQDPHTGEILGVGRRRKVPAGLRRWLRARDGTCRFPGCRVSTANSDVDHTIDWAQGGPTDHGNLEHLCRRHHRFKTLGYWKACQPAPGVIQWTSPTGRVYRTDPFLELGPPDAVPGPGPGPDFRQVPQTDSALQYDALQDSMPEQAPPF from the coding sequence ATGGCGGGTGAAGCGGATGCGCCCCGTGCGGCCTGCACCCTCGCGGTGTATCGGGCGGAACTGGACGCCGAGCCAGACGCTGATGGTGCCGCTCAGGTCGGAAGTCCTGACGCCGAATATCCGGACGGCTTCACCGGGACACTGGCACTGCAGAACCTGGAAGCCTTTGACGAACAGACAGTCGGTGAAGCCCTGTCCCGGATGGCCCATTTGATGTCCTGGGTACAGTCGCTGCACGCCCGCCTGATCAACCGCATGGAAGAGATCTTCCGGGAGGACTTCCACACCGCTTCGGGACGGCTCGAGCCCGGGATGGCGTTCAGCCTTGCGGCGACCGAATGCGCCGCCATCCTGAATATCCCGCAGCTCACCGCCCAGCGGATGATGTTCGAAGCGGACAGGCTGTGCAGCACCCACACGGCCACCCTGACCGCTTTGGAAGAAGGACAGCTGAGTTACCAGCACGTACAGGTCGTACTGGACCAGTGCCTGAACGTTCCACTGGATCAGCTCCCGGAATTCGAGGCGGACCTGCTGGCGGCTGCGTCCGGGCAGACGCGGACCCAGTTCTCCTGCAAGGCACGGCGTCTGCGGGAACGGAAGTTTCCGGAGACCATAAGCGAGCGGCACCTGACCGCGTTCGAACAGCGCAAGGTCACTCTGGACCGGGAAGAGGACGGTATGTCCTGCCTGTCCGCGCACCTGCGTGCGGCCGAAGCCCAGCAGATCTACACGGCACTCAGTACTGCAGCCCGGGGCGAGCAGTCCGCGGGGGATTCCCGGACAGCAGACCAGCTCCGTGCCGACATCCTCGCCCAGCTGCTGATGGGCAGCAGCCGTGGACTCTTCACCGCGGCGGGAACCCGGGGAGGGGCTTCGAACAACAGCAGCGTGAGGCAAACCGGCGACGACACTGACGGATCCACAGAGTGCGGGGACGGGCTCGGATTTGAGGGCGCCGTGAAGGGGAAGCCCGGTTCAGAGAACGAACCGGATGAGGGGGTAATCCCGAAGACGGAAATCATGGTCCTGATCAACGCCGAAACCCTCTTCAGCGCCGACGACCAGCCAGCAGAACTGCACGGTTACGGTCCCATCAGCGCTGAAGCCGCCCGTAGGTTGGCTAGGAACGCCGTCGGGTGGACCGGACTGGCGCAGGACCCGCACACCGGAGAAATCCTCGGGGTGGGACGCCGAAGAAAAGTCCCGGCCGGGCTCCGGCGTTGGCTTCGGGCCAGGGACGGAACCTGCAGATTCCCCGGCTGTCGGGTCAGTACGGCGAATTCGGACGTTGACCACACCATCGACTGGGCACAGGGCGGGCCTACGGACCATGGGAACTTGGAACACCTGTGCCGTCGACACCACCGGTTCAAGACTCTGGGTTATTGGAAGGCGTGCCAACCCGCGCCCGGAGTCATCCAATGGACGTCCCCGACCGGGAGGGTTTATCGGACCGACCCCTTTCTGGAACTCGGACCGCCGGACGCGGTGCCAGGTCCAGGTCCGGGTCCAGATTTCAGGCAAGTGCCACAGACGGACTCAGCACTACAGTATGACGCGCTGCAGGACTCTATGCCGGAACAAGCACCACCATTCTGA
- a CDS encoding metal-sulfur cluster assembly factor — protein MSDSDLASTSLEDVEEALKDVIDPELGVNVVDLGLLYGLKYAEDGALLIDMTLTTAACPLTDVLEEQTAQALDGVVDEWRLNWVWMPPWGPDKITDDGRDQMRALGFNI, from the coding sequence ATGAGCGACTCCGATCTGGCCTCCACGTCCCTTGAGGACGTCGAAGAGGCCCTCAAGGACGTCATTGACCCCGAGCTCGGGGTGAATGTCGTTGACCTTGGCCTGCTCTACGGCTTGAAGTACGCCGAGGACGGCGCACTGCTGATCGACATGACGCTGACGACGGCGGCCTGCCCGCTGACCGATGTGCTTGAAGAGCAGACCGCCCAGGCCCTGGACGGCGTCGTTGATGAGTGGCGCCTGAACTGGGTATGGATGCCGCCGTGGGGACCTGACAAGATCACCGACGACGGCCGCGACCAGATGCGGGCCCTCGGCTTCAACATCTAA
- a CDS encoding ABC-F family ATP-binding cassette domain-containing protein produces the protein MISVSGLELRAGARLLMEAVSFRVDKGDKIGLVGRNGAGKTTLTKVLAGEALPAAGTVKRVGEIGYLPQDPRTPDMDQLGRDRILSARGLDKVSAQLKKCQDEMASDDPKISQKAMNRYDRLESEFLSAGGYAAESEAASICANLALPDRLLNQPLKTLSGGQRRRVELARILYSDAETMLLDEPTNHLDADSIAWLREFLRNHTGGLIVISHDTELLEATVNKVFSLDANRATIDIYNMDWKRYKVQRETDERARKRERANTEKKAGILLAQANKMKARASGASAAQSMLKRVDRLMGGLDAVRASDRVAALRFPDPAPCGKTPMTAEGLSKSYGSLEIFTDVDLAIDRGSKVVILGLNGAGKTTLLRMLAGVDKPDTGKVIAGHGLKVGYYAQEHETLDTDRTVLENMRSSAPDMDDAEVRSVLGSFMFSGDDVEKKAGVLSGGEKTRLALATIVASSANVLLLDEPTNNLDPASRAEILGALSNYTGAVVMVSHDEGAVAALNPERVVLLPDGDEDHWNENYLDLVTLA, from the coding sequence GTGATTTCCGTATCTGGTCTCGAGCTGCGTGCAGGCGCACGGCTGCTCATGGAAGCGGTTTCATTCCGTGTTGACAAGGGAGACAAAATCGGACTGGTCGGCCGCAACGGCGCCGGCAAGACCACCCTCACCAAGGTCCTCGCCGGTGAAGCCCTCCCGGCCGCCGGCACGGTGAAGCGCGTCGGCGAGATCGGCTACCTGCCCCAGGATCCGCGCACGCCGGACATGGACCAGCTGGGCCGGGACCGGATCCTCTCCGCCCGCGGACTGGACAAGGTTTCCGCGCAGCTGAAGAAGTGCCAGGACGAGATGGCCAGCGATGATCCGAAGATCTCGCAGAAGGCCATGAACCGCTATGACCGGCTGGAGTCCGAGTTCCTCTCGGCCGGCGGCTACGCGGCAGAGTCGGAGGCAGCCTCCATCTGTGCCAACCTGGCGCTGCCGGACCGCTTGCTGAACCAGCCCCTGAAGACCCTCTCCGGCGGCCAGCGCCGCCGTGTGGAACTGGCCCGCATCCTGTACTCCGACGCCGAGACGATGCTCCTCGATGAGCCCACCAACCACCTCGATGCCGACTCCATCGCCTGGCTGCGGGAGTTCCTCAGGAACCACACCGGCGGCCTGATCGTGATCAGCCACGATACCGAGCTGCTTGAAGCGACTGTCAACAAGGTCTTCAGCCTGGACGCCAACCGCGCCACCATCGACATCTACAACATGGACTGGAAGCGCTACAAGGTCCAGCGCGAGACCGACGAGCGCGCCCGCAAGCGCGAGCGTGCCAACACCGAAAAGAAGGCCGGCATCCTGCTGGCCCAGGCAAACAAGATGAAGGCCCGTGCGTCCGGTGCCTCCGCGGCCCAGAGCATGCTCAAGCGCGTGGACCGCCTGATGGGCGGTTTGGACGCAGTCCGCGCCAGTGACCGCGTTGCTGCGCTGCGCTTCCCGGATCCGGCACCGTGCGGCAAGACGCCCATGACCGCCGAGGGCCTCAGCAAGAGCTACGGGTCCCTGGAAATCTTCACCGACGTGGACCTCGCGATTGACCGCGGTTCAAAGGTAGTCATCCTGGGCCTCAACGGCGCCGGCAAGACCACCCTGCTGCGCATGCTGGCCGGCGTCGACAAGCCGGACACCGGCAAGGTCATTGCCGGACACGGGCTGAAGGTGGGCTACTACGCCCAGGAGCACGAGACCCTCGATACGGACCGGACCGTTCTGGAGAACATGCGTTCCTCCGCACCCGATATGGACGACGCCGAGGTCCGCAGCGTGCTGGGTTCCTTCATGTTCAGCGGCGACGACGTCGAGAAGAAGGCCGGAGTCCTTTCCGGCGGCGAGAAAACCCGACTGGCGCTGGCCACCATCGTGGCGTCCTCCGCCAACGTCCTGCTGCTGGACGAACCCACCAACAACCTGGACCCCGCGTCGCGCGCCGAGATCCTGGGCGCCCTGAGCAACTACACCGGCGCCGTGGTGATGGTCAGCCACGATGAGGGCGCCGTTGCGGCGTTGAACCCGGAACGCGTAGTGCTCCTGCCGGACGGCGACGAGGACCACTGGAACGAGAACTACCTCGACCTGGTGACCCTGGCCTAG
- a CDS encoding biotin transporter BioY, whose product MNNTSANAPRPLPGTGTHGSRGSHGTPGTGTHGSPGYRRSRWTSADLSLIAVFAALTAVFSILPGVPLGAGVPITLQTLAVMLTGMLLGPGRGAAAVGLFLVAGLAGLPVFSGFRGGLGVLAGPSAGYLLSFPVAAAVVGLLAGLVLRRARKGRTVLLFAAGLATSFAVVHPAGIAGLMLNGHLSFPAALAADMAFWPGDVVKNLLAAAVAVSVFKAFPRMAVPDRGGR is encoded by the coding sequence ATGAACAACACATCGGCCAACGCGCCGCGACCCCTCCCCGGCACTGGCACGCACGGCTCCAGGGGCTCCCACGGCACCCCCGGCACTGGCACGCACGGCTCCCCCGGCTACAGGCGCTCCCGGTGGACCTCGGCCGACCTGTCCCTGATCGCTGTCTTCGCCGCCCTCACCGCCGTCTTCTCCATCCTTCCCGGCGTGCCGCTGGGAGCCGGTGTGCCGATCACCCTGCAGACGCTGGCGGTCATGCTGACCGGAATGCTTCTTGGTCCCGGACGCGGAGCAGCGGCAGTGGGCCTCTTCCTGGTAGCGGGCCTGGCCGGCCTGCCGGTCTTCAGCGGATTCCGCGGCGGCCTGGGTGTCCTGGCCGGACCGTCCGCGGGGTACCTGCTGTCCTTCCCGGTGGCGGCCGCCGTCGTCGGCCTGCTTGCCGGCCTGGTGCTGCGCCGCGCCCGGAAGGGGAGGACGGTTCTCTTGTTCGCCGCGGGACTGGCCACGAGCTTCGCAGTGGTGCATCCGGCCGGCATCGCGGGGCTCATGCTCAACGGGCACCTGTCGTTCCCGGCAGCACTGGCAGCGGACATGGCGTTCTGGCCCGGTGACGTGGTCAAGAACCTGCTTGCCGCTGCGGTGGCCGTCAGTGTCTTCAAGGCCTTTCCACGTATGGCTGTTCCGGACCGCGGCGGCCGCTGA
- a CDS encoding neutral zinc metallopeptidase, giving the protein MSFNNNARLDSSRVSDRRGKGKGIAVGGGLGGGLLLILSLFFGSDVIDGLGLSDGSGVAAGQAQSESIDTCLNGEDANERLDCRILGTAESLDSFWEPYLDGYGLTYTEPGVVLFTDRTTTGCGTATSAVGPFYCPADEQTYYDTAFFSDLVTNYGSSGGPLAQEYVVAHEFGHHIQQITGSSAGRNADPQGADSASVRTELQADCYAGLWARHAADQPAPGSDMPFLAPFTEADISDALSAASAIGDDRIQASATGQVNPESWTHGSSAQRQAWFLAGYNDGGSLEKCDTFSAADLSRP; this is encoded by the coding sequence ATGAGTTTCAATAACAACGCGCGCCTGGATTCCTCCCGGGTCAGTGACCGGCGCGGCAAGGGTAAGGGCATTGCGGTCGGCGGCGGACTGGGCGGCGGGCTGCTGCTGATCCTGTCCCTGTTCTTCGGGTCGGACGTGATTGACGGCCTCGGCCTGAGCGACGGCTCCGGTGTAGCCGCCGGCCAGGCGCAGTCCGAGAGCATCGACACCTGCTTGAACGGCGAAGACGCCAACGAACGGCTGGACTGCCGCATCCTGGGCACCGCCGAAAGCCTGGACAGCTTCTGGGAACCGTACCTGGACGGTTACGGCCTGACCTACACGGAGCCCGGCGTGGTGCTCTTTACCGACCGGACCACCACCGGCTGCGGCACGGCAACCAGCGCTGTCGGACCGTTCTACTGCCCGGCAGACGAGCAGACCTATTACGACACTGCCTTCTTCTCCGACCTCGTCACCAACTACGGTTCCTCCGGCGGTCCGCTGGCGCAGGAATACGTGGTCGCGCACGAGTTCGGCCACCACATCCAGCAGATCACCGGCTCCAGTGCCGGCCGGAACGCCGATCCGCAGGGTGCGGACTCCGCCTCCGTACGCACCGAGCTGCAGGCCGACTGCTATGCCGGCCTGTGGGCACGGCATGCGGCGGACCAGCCGGCTCCGGGTTCGGACATGCCTTTCCTGGCTCCGTTCACCGAAGCCGATATCAGTGACGCCCTCTCTGCGGCGTCCGCTATCGGTGATGACCGGATCCAGGCTTCGGCCACCGGTCAGGTGAACCCGGAGAGCTGGACCCACGGTTCCAGCGCGCAGCGCCAGGCCTGGTTCCTGGCCGGCTACAACGACGGCGGCAGCCTGGAAAAGTGCGATACCTTCAGCGCTGCGGACCTGTCCCGCCCGTAG
- a CDS encoding RNA 2'-phosphotransferase yields MAKPPSRTEISRVLSHALRHAPEEYSLELDPEGWAPVSDVLAALHRLGPEWTSVDEKELHEVLEAAEKKRHQIRDGRIRAVHGHSVPVEPAGEPGSPPAVLFHGTSPAAVPQILAAGILPMQRQYVHLSDSVEQAHQVGQRKDADPVILTVDTGVAVAQGVSFYRSDSGVWLAGAVPASAVGLLEA; encoded by the coding sequence ATGGCTAAGCCACCGAGCCGGACAGAGATCAGCCGGGTGTTATCCCATGCGCTGCGTCATGCTCCGGAAGAGTATTCGCTGGAGCTGGATCCGGAGGGTTGGGCGCCGGTTTCTGACGTGCTCGCTGCGCTGCACCGGCTGGGACCGGAGTGGACATCCGTTGATGAGAAGGAACTTCACGAGGTGCTGGAAGCTGCGGAGAAAAAGCGGCACCAGATAAGGGACGGTCGAATTCGTGCCGTGCACGGCCACTCCGTACCGGTGGAGCCGGCAGGGGAGCCCGGTTCACCGCCGGCGGTGTTGTTCCATGGGACCTCGCCTGCTGCTGTGCCGCAGATTCTCGCCGCCGGGATACTTCCGATGCAGCGGCAGTACGTCCATCTGTCCGACTCCGTGGAGCAGGCGCATCAGGTCGGACAGCGCAAGGACGCCGATCCCGTGATCCTTACGGTGGATACCGGGGTCGCCGTGGCCCAGGGGGTATCTTTCTATCGATCGGATTCAGGAGTCTGGCTGGCCGGGGCCGTTCCAGCGTCCGCTGTTGGGCTGCTGGAAGCCTGA
- a CDS encoding energy-coupling factor ABC transporter ATP-binding protein: MPCIQLQDVSVIPPGAAGEAGESAEPILHLLSLTLDTPRTAVVGANGSGKSTLLKLLNGLVLPDTGTVSVDGLDTARHGADVRRRVGFVFTDPLSQLVMPTGRDDVELSLRASVRNRSQRRAAAEARLVALGLLELADRSIYDLSGGERQLMALASVLAVEPAVLVADEPSTLLDLRNTARLREVFASLPQQVIYTTHDLEFAADADRVLVMDAGAVVFDGGPREGIAAYRALALGVR; encoded by the coding sequence ATGCCCTGCATCCAGCTGCAGGACGTTTCCGTCATTCCACCCGGGGCAGCCGGGGAGGCCGGGGAGTCCGCGGAACCGATACTGCACCTGCTGTCGCTGACGCTGGACACTCCCCGCACCGCCGTCGTCGGCGCCAACGGTTCGGGCAAGTCCACCCTGCTGAAGCTGCTGAACGGGTTGGTGCTGCCGGATACCGGCACGGTCAGCGTGGACGGCCTGGACACTGCCCGGCACGGCGCGGATGTACGGAGGCGGGTCGGGTTCGTTTTCACCGATCCCCTCTCGCAGCTCGTGATGCCCACGGGGCGGGACGACGTCGAACTGTCCCTGCGTGCTTCGGTCCGGAACAGGTCCCAGCGGCGCGCAGCGGCCGAGGCCCGGCTGGTGGCGCTGGGGCTGCTGGAGTTGGCGGACCGAAGCATCTACGACCTTTCCGGCGGTGAACGCCAGTTGATGGCCCTGGCCTCGGTGCTGGCGGTTGAGCCTGCCGTGCTGGTGGCAGACGAACCCAGCACACTGCTGGACCTGAGGAACACCGCCCGGCTGCGGGAAGTCTTTGCCTCCCTGCCGCAGCAGGTCATCTACACCACCCATGACCTGGAGTTCGCCGCGGACGCCGATCGGGTGCTGGTGATGGATGCCGGCGCGGTGGTGTTCGACGGCGGCCCGCGCGAAGGTATTGCGGCGTACCGGGCGCTGGCGCTGGGGGTGCGATGA
- a CDS encoding energy-coupling factor transporter transmembrane protein EcfT, protein MKRSAGSYDLLGAYRPGVTPVHAAPLGMKAGALVLLSVAVLAARSPVVLVVAAVLVLAAYAGARLLREAWVPLKLMWPVLLLLGVFQWWASGVLAAVLVTGSIAVCVVAARLLTLTTAPQVLLDGLVSLARPLQPLGADPERFGLTLALMLRSIPFLLGSARDVRESAMARGLERNPRALTVPVVIRAVAYARQTGDALAARGIGESSDTKVDQGNR, encoded by the coding sequence ATGAAGCGTTCCGCTGGCTCCTACGACCTGCTGGGCGCCTACCGCCCCGGCGTTACGCCCGTGCATGCGGCACCGCTGGGCATGAAGGCGGGCGCTCTGGTTCTGCTGTCCGTAGCTGTTTTGGCGGCGCGCTCCCCTGTGGTGCTGGTGGTTGCCGCAGTCCTGGTGCTGGCCGCCTATGCCGGCGCCCGGCTGTTGCGGGAGGCCTGGGTGCCGCTGAAGCTGATGTGGCCGGTCCTGCTGCTGCTGGGGGTTTTCCAGTGGTGGGCGTCCGGTGTGCTGGCAGCGGTCCTGGTGACCGGCAGCATTGCGGTCTGCGTAGTGGCGGCTCGGCTGCTGACACTGACCACTGCACCGCAGGTGCTGCTGGACGGGCTCGTGTCGTTGGCCCGCCCGCTGCAACCGCTCGGTGCGGACCCGGAACGTTTCGGGCTGACCTTGGCGCTGATGCTGCGCAGCATTCCGTTCCTGCTCGGGTCCGCCCGGGATGTCCGTGAATCTGCCATGGCCCGCGGACTGGAGCGCAATCCCCGCGCACTGACTGTTCCCGTGGTGATCCGTGCGGTTGCCTATGCCCGGCAGACCGGTGATGCGCTGGCCGCACGCGGTATCGGGGAAAGCTCCGACACGAAGGTTGACCAAGGCAACCGATAA
- a CDS encoding nuclear transport factor 2 family protein: protein MGNSTHFHDQYLAAWNEAMATGDSAPIESFLSPEYHGWLGQDATATEPFDAATAREGFGGTVSALRGSTVHADFRTVTPRGRDEAVVFYEMTYRSGSEVTGRALLMESWRLQDGRWLLCRDFTEVNVGQPAS, encoded by the coding sequence ATGGGGAACAGCACACATTTTCATGACCAGTATCTGGCGGCGTGGAACGAAGCCATGGCAACGGGCGACAGCGCTCCGATCGAATCCTTCCTGTCGCCGGAGTACCACGGCTGGCTGGGGCAGGACGCAACCGCCACGGAGCCGTTTGATGCGGCGACGGCGCGCGAGGGATTTGGCGGCACAGTGTCCGCCCTGCGGGGGAGTACCGTGCACGCGGACTTCCGGACCGTTACGCCCCGCGGCCGGGACGAGGCTGTGGTGTTCTACGAGATGACCTACCGTTCGGGCAGCGAAGTGACCGGGCGGGCCCTGCTGATGGAATCCTGGCGGCTCCAGGATGGCCGGTGGCTGCTTTGCCGCGATTTCACTGAAGTGAACGTCGGGCAGCCGGCTTCCTAG